One part of the Saccharomyces mikatae IFO 1815 strain IFO1815 genome assembly, chromosome: 1 genome encodes these proteins:
- the SMKI01G0050 gene encoding SRP1/TIP1 family protein, giving the protein MVKLTSIAAGVAAIAAGVSATTTLAQSDEKVNLVELGVYVSDIRAHLAQYYSFQAAHPTETYPIEIAEAVFNYGDFTTMLTGIAPDQVTRMITGVPWYSSRLKPAISSALSKDGIYTIAN; this is encoded by the coding sequence atggTCAAATTAACTTCAATCGCCGCTGGCGTCGCTGCCATCGCTGCCGGTGTCTCTGCCACCACCACTTTGGCTCAATCTGACGAAAAAGTCAACTTGGTCGAATTGGGTGTCTACGTCTCTGATATCAGAGCTCATTTGGCCcaatattattctttccaaGCCGCCCACCCAACTGAAACCTACCCAATCGAAATTGCAGAAGCTGTTTTCAACTACGGTGATTTCACCACCATGTTGACCGGTATTGCTCCAGACCAAGTCACCAGAATGATTACTGGTGTGCCATGGTACTCCAGCAGATTAAAGCCAGCTATTTCTAGTGCTTTATCCAAGGACGGTATCTACACCATCGCTAACTAA
- the SMKI01G0040 gene encoding uncharacterized protein produces the protein MWTPYKDGYIAQGGFASHVRLHEHFAIPIPENIPSPLAAPLLCGGITVFSPLLRNGCGPGKKVGIVGIGGIGHMGILLAKAMGAEVYAFSRGQSKKEDSMRLGADHYIATLEDKDWTKKYFNTLDLLVICSSSLTEVNFDSVIKVMKIGGSIVSIAAPEHGEKLVLQPLGLMGVSISSSAIGSRKEIEQLLELVSEKNVKIWVEELPIGEEGVHRAFTRMEKGDVKYRFTLVDYDKEFHK, from the coding sequence ATGTGGACGCCATACAAGGACGGGTATATTGCACAAGGAGGCTTTGCATCCCACGTGAGACTTCATGAGCATTTTGCTATTCCAATTCCGGAGAACATTCCAAGTCCATTGGCCGCTCCATTACTGTGTGGTGGTATTACTGTGTTCTCTCCGCTATTAAGAAACGGGTGTGGTCCAGGTAAGAAGGTAGGAATTGTGGGTATCGGTGGTATTGGTCATATGGGTATTCTGTTAGCAAAGGCTATGGGTGCCGAGGTTTATGCCTTCTCTCGTGGCCAATCCAAGAAGGAGGACTCTATGAGACTTGGTGCTGATCATTATATTGCCACGTTAGAGGATAAGGACTGGACCAAAAAATACTTTAATACTTTGGATCTTCTTGtcatttgttcttcttctctcaCTGAGGTTAATTTTGACAGTGTCATTAAGGTGATGAAGATTGGGGGTTCTATAGTTTCTATTGCTGCTCCAGAACATGGTGAGAAACTTGTTCTGCAACCATTGGGCCTGATGGGAGTCTCCATCTCCAGCAGTGCTATTGGCtccagaaaagaaattgaacaatTGTTGGAGCTAGTTTCCGAAAAGAATGTCAAGATATGGGTGGAAGAACTTCCAATTGGTGAAGAAGGCGTTCATCGAGCTTTTACAAGAATGGAAAAAGGTGATGTCAAATATAGATTCACTTTAGTCGACTATGACAAGGAGTTCCATAAGTAG